A single region of the Pectinophora gossypiella chromosome 2, ilPecGoss1.1, whole genome shotgun sequence genome encodes:
- the LOC126376217 gene encoding transcriptional coactivator YAP1 isoform X1: MALNSDGEQKSNLVLRVDQDSDSVLQSLFDTVLKPDSKRPLQVPLRMRQLPKSFFNPPSTGSKSPSVSHSRENSADSAFGSSSATGAAPVSHSRAHSSPASLQQTYAAGQQNQQPPLHHQHSKQRSYDVGTHIPDDLGPLPAGWEQARTPEGQIYYLNHITKTTTWEDPRKSLAAQAVAQAQHQSAETLLSQTPAQTIPSPTTPAKSTSSSTPSDPLGPLPEGWEQAATPEGEIYFINHAARTTSWFDPRIPQHLQRTPAANAGAAGGGWANASIQACQQKLRLQSLQLERERLKQRQQEIRLQQELMARQASSIVSSLASSTGAVASTELPLDPFLSGLTDHQRQESADSGLGMAVSQSYSMPHTPEDFLAGMDDRMDCTSEAGANIDSTDIALGDNIDSTDDLVPSLQLSEFTNDILLDDVQSLINSTPSKPDNVLTWL, encoded by the exons ATGGCTCTTAATTCGGATGGTGAACAGAAATCGAACCTGGTCCTCCGTGTGGACCAGGATTCGGACTCGGTTCTGCAGTCATTGTTCGACACAGTGCTCAAGCCGGACTCGAAACGACCGCTACAGGTGCCTCTGCGTATGCGACAGCTTCCAAAGTCGTTCTTTAACCCGCCGTCGACCGGTTCCAAGTCGCCATCTGTGTCTCACTCGCGAGAAAACTCGGCTGACTCGGCGTTCGGATCGTCGTCTGCGACTGGCGCCGCACCGGTGTCGCACTCTCGGGCTCACTCCTCACCTGCGAGTTTGCAACAGACATATGCTGCTGGGCAACAGAATCAACAGCCACCGCTACACCATCAGCACTCAAAACAAAGGTCCTACGACGTTGGCACACATATCCCTGATGATTTGGGTCCTCTGCCAGCCGGTTGGGAACAAGCTCGTACTCCTGAAGGGCAAATTTACTATCTCAA tCACATAACAAAGACGACGACATGGGAGGACCCGCGCAAGTCGCTCGCAGCACAGGCGGTGGCGCAGGCGCAGCACCAGAGCGCCGAGACGTTGCTCTCACAGACCCCCGCACAGACCATCCCCTCGCCCACCACACCAG CGAAGAGCACAAGCAGTAGCACGCCATCGGACCCGTTGGGACCGCTGCCCGAGGGCTGGGAGCAGGCGGCCACTCCGGAGGGTGAGATCTATTTCATCAACCACGCGGCTCGCACTACCTCCTGGTTCGACCCTAGAATAC CACAACACTTGCAGCGCACGCCGGCGGCAAACGCGGGCGCAGCGGGCGGCGGCTGGGCCAACGCATCGATACAGGCGTGTCAGCAGAAGCTGCGCCTGCAGTCACTACAGCTCGAGAGAGAGCGGCTCAAACAACGCCAGCAGGAGATCAGACTCCAG CAAGAGCTGATGGCGCGACAGGCGTCGTCGATCGTATCCTCGCTAGCCAGCAGTACGGGCGCGGTCGCTAGCACGGAGCTGCCTTTAGACCCGTTCCTCTCCGGCCTGACAGACCACCAGAGACAGGAGTCAGCTGATAGCGGGCTCGGCATGGCTGTCTCTCAGTCCTACTCCATGCCACACACGCCAGAGGACTTCCTAGCGGGCATGGACGACCGCATGGATTGCACCAGCGAGGCCGGTGCCAATATTGACTCCACCGACATCGCGCTCGGCGACAACATCGATTCCACGGACGATTTGGTACCGTCTTTACAG TTGAGCGAGTTCACCAACGACATCCTGTTGGACGACGTACAGTCGCTGATCAACTCGACGCCGAGCAAGCCGGACAATGTGCTCACTTGGTTGTAG
- the LOC126376217 gene encoding transcriptional coactivator YAP1 isoform X2 has translation MALNSDGEQKSNLVLRVDQDSDSVLQSLFDTVLKPDSKRPLQVPLRMRQLPKSFFNPPSTGSKSPSVSHSRENSADSAFGSSSATGAAPVSHSRAHSSPASLQQTYAAGQQNQQPPLHHQHSKQRSYDVGTHIPDDLGPLPAGWEQARTPEGQIYYLNHITKTTTWEDPRKSLAAQAVAQAQHQSAETLLSQTPAQTIPSPTTPAKSTSSSTPSDPLGPLPEGWEQAATPEGEIYFINHAARTTSWFDPRIPQHLQRTPAANAGAAGGGWANASIQACQQKLRLQSLQLERERLKQRQQEIRLQQELMARQASSIVSSLASSTGAVASTELPLDPFLSGLTDHQRQESADSGLGMAVSQSYSMPHTPEDFLAGMDDRMDCTSEAGANIDSTDIALGDNIDSTDDLLSEFTNDILLDDVQSLINSTPSKPDNVLTWL, from the exons ATGGCTCTTAATTCGGATGGTGAACAGAAATCGAACCTGGTCCTCCGTGTGGACCAGGATTCGGACTCGGTTCTGCAGTCATTGTTCGACACAGTGCTCAAGCCGGACTCGAAACGACCGCTACAGGTGCCTCTGCGTATGCGACAGCTTCCAAAGTCGTTCTTTAACCCGCCGTCGACCGGTTCCAAGTCGCCATCTGTGTCTCACTCGCGAGAAAACTCGGCTGACTCGGCGTTCGGATCGTCGTCTGCGACTGGCGCCGCACCGGTGTCGCACTCTCGGGCTCACTCCTCACCTGCGAGTTTGCAACAGACATATGCTGCTGGGCAACAGAATCAACAGCCACCGCTACACCATCAGCACTCAAAACAAAGGTCCTACGACGTTGGCACACATATCCCTGATGATTTGGGTCCTCTGCCAGCCGGTTGGGAACAAGCTCGTACTCCTGAAGGGCAAATTTACTATCTCAA tCACATAACAAAGACGACGACATGGGAGGACCCGCGCAAGTCGCTCGCAGCACAGGCGGTGGCGCAGGCGCAGCACCAGAGCGCCGAGACGTTGCTCTCACAGACCCCCGCACAGACCATCCCCTCGCCCACCACACCAG CGAAGAGCACAAGCAGTAGCACGCCATCGGACCCGTTGGGACCGCTGCCCGAGGGCTGGGAGCAGGCGGCCACTCCGGAGGGTGAGATCTATTTCATCAACCACGCGGCTCGCACTACCTCCTGGTTCGACCCTAGAATAC CACAACACTTGCAGCGCACGCCGGCGGCAAACGCGGGCGCAGCGGGCGGCGGCTGGGCCAACGCATCGATACAGGCGTGTCAGCAGAAGCTGCGCCTGCAGTCACTACAGCTCGAGAGAGAGCGGCTCAAACAACGCCAGCAGGAGATCAGACTCCAG CAAGAGCTGATGGCGCGACAGGCGTCGTCGATCGTATCCTCGCTAGCCAGCAGTACGGGCGCGGTCGCTAGCACGGAGCTGCCTTTAGACCCGTTCCTCTCCGGCCTGACAGACCACCAGAGACAGGAGTCAGCTGATAGCGGGCTCGGCATGGCTGTCTCTCAGTCCTACTCCATGCCACACACGCCAGAGGACTTCCTAGCGGGCATGGACGACCGCATGGATTGCACCAGCGAGGCCGGTGCCAATATTGACTCCACCGACATCGCGCTCGGCGACAACATCGATTCCACGGACGATTTG TTGAGCGAGTTCACCAACGACATCCTGTTGGACGACGTACAGTCGCTGATCAACTCGACGCCGAGCAAGCCGGACAATGTGCTCACTTGGTTGTAG
- the LOC126376217 gene encoding WW domain-containing transcription regulator protein 1 isoform X3, giving the protein MALNSDGEQKSNLVLRVDQDSDSVLQSLFDTVLKPDSKRPLQVPLRMRQLPKSFFNPPSTGSKSPSVSHSRENSADSAFGSSSATGAAPVSHSRAHSSPASLQQTYAAGQQNQQPPLHHQHSKQRSYDVGTHIPDDLGPLPAGWEQARTPEGQIYYLNHITKTTTWEDPRKSLAAQAVAQAQHQSAETLLSQTPAQTIPSPTTPAKSTSSSTPSDPLGPLPEGWEQAATPEAQHLQRTPAANAGAAGGGWANASIQACQQKLRLQSLQLERERLKQRQQEIRLQQELMARQASSIVSSLASSTGAVASTELPLDPFLSGLTDHQRQESADSGLGMAVSQSYSMPHTPEDFLAGMDDRMDCTSEAGANIDSTDIALGDNIDSTDDLVPSLQLSEFTNDILLDDVQSLINSTPSKPDNVLTWL; this is encoded by the exons ATGGCTCTTAATTCGGATGGTGAACAGAAATCGAACCTGGTCCTCCGTGTGGACCAGGATTCGGACTCGGTTCTGCAGTCATTGTTCGACACAGTGCTCAAGCCGGACTCGAAACGACCGCTACAGGTGCCTCTGCGTATGCGACAGCTTCCAAAGTCGTTCTTTAACCCGCCGTCGACCGGTTCCAAGTCGCCATCTGTGTCTCACTCGCGAGAAAACTCGGCTGACTCGGCGTTCGGATCGTCGTCTGCGACTGGCGCCGCACCGGTGTCGCACTCTCGGGCTCACTCCTCACCTGCGAGTTTGCAACAGACATATGCTGCTGGGCAACAGAATCAACAGCCACCGCTACACCATCAGCACTCAAAACAAAGGTCCTACGACGTTGGCACACATATCCCTGATGATTTGGGTCCTCTGCCAGCCGGTTGGGAACAAGCTCGTACTCCTGAAGGGCAAATTTACTATCTCAA tCACATAACAAAGACGACGACATGGGAGGACCCGCGCAAGTCGCTCGCAGCACAGGCGGTGGCGCAGGCGCAGCACCAGAGCGCCGAGACGTTGCTCTCACAGACCCCCGCACAGACCATCCCCTCGCCCACCACACCAG CGAAGAGCACAAGCAGTAGCACGCCATCGGACCCGTTGGGACCGCTGCCCGAGGGCTGGGAGCAGGCGGCCACTCCGGAGG CACAACACTTGCAGCGCACGCCGGCGGCAAACGCGGGCGCAGCGGGCGGCGGCTGGGCCAACGCATCGATACAGGCGTGTCAGCAGAAGCTGCGCCTGCAGTCACTACAGCTCGAGAGAGAGCGGCTCAAACAACGCCAGCAGGAGATCAGACTCCAG CAAGAGCTGATGGCGCGACAGGCGTCGTCGATCGTATCCTCGCTAGCCAGCAGTACGGGCGCGGTCGCTAGCACGGAGCTGCCTTTAGACCCGTTCCTCTCCGGCCTGACAGACCACCAGAGACAGGAGTCAGCTGATAGCGGGCTCGGCATGGCTGTCTCTCAGTCCTACTCCATGCCACACACGCCAGAGGACTTCCTAGCGGGCATGGACGACCGCATGGATTGCACCAGCGAGGCCGGTGCCAATATTGACTCCACCGACATCGCGCTCGGCGACAACATCGATTCCACGGACGATTTGGTACCGTCTTTACAG TTGAGCGAGTTCACCAACGACATCCTGTTGGACGACGTACAGTCGCTGATCAACTCGACGCCGAGCAAGCCGGACAATGTGCTCACTTGGTTGTAG
- the LOC126376204 gene encoding myrosinase 1-like isoform X1: MARLIFIGLLALCHSGLAHYTKFPEGFTFGVATAAHQIEGAWNVSGKSENVWDHLSHTRPEMIADWTNGDVACDSYNRYHEDVEELSYLGVDFYRFSFSWSRILPSGRNDEINPDGIRYYNELLDALIEKNIEPLVTLFHWDLPQSLQELGGWANPKMVDFFRDYAEVCFREFGDKIKSWITINEPYEICEDAYGDEKKAPALDSHGVGNYLCSDTLLKAHAEVFHLYNDTYRPTQKGSIMISINSIWYEPSEPDNAEQVALAEIANQFKFGWFAHPIFTDEGGYPTIMIENVALQSEAEGLSSPRLQQFDEYWTQRIKGTSDFLGINHYTTHLVTGVGVDPTAKSPSWLKDVGAVTTMEVGGESASDWLRVVPAGFGNLLRWCKSSYNDPPIYITENGFSDRGTLEDYGRIKYFNDYLTEVLNVIYEDDVKVLGYTAWTLMDNFEWRAGFSERFGFYHVDITHPDLPRTPKLSAEYYKQLIANRELPQDAHFFEDSTARRIGRSA; the protein is encoded by the exons GGGCCTGGCTCACTACACCAAGTTCCCCGAAGGGTTCACATTCGGCGTGGCAACAGCTGCACATCAGATAGAAGGTGCTTGGAACGTCAGCG GAAAGTCAGAAAATGTCTGGGACCATTTATCCCACACACGGCCTGAGATGATAGCGGATTGGACCAACGGCGACGTCGCATGTGACTCGTACAACCGCTACCATGAAGACGTGGAGGAGCTATCGTACCTTGGCGTGGACTTCTACCGCTTCTCGTTCTCCTGGTCCCGAATCCTGCCTTCAGGACGCAACGATGAAATCAACCCTGACGGAATTCGATACTATAACGAACTCCTCGATGCTTTGATTGAGAAGAATATTGAACCACTG GTAACTCTGTTCCACTGGGACTTACCTCAATCTCTTCAAGAGCTCGGCGGTTGGGCGAATCCCAAAATGGTGGATTTCTTCCGAGACTACGCTGAAGTGTGCTTCAGAGAGTTCGGAGATAAGATCAAGTCGTGGATTACCATCAATGAGCCTTACGAAATTTGCGAGGATGCTTATGGAGATGAAAAGAAGGCTCCTGCTTTAGATAGCCACGGAGTTGGCAACTACTTGTGCAGTGACACTCTCTTGAAAGCCCACGCTGAAGTGTTCCACCTGTACAATGACACCTACAGGCCAACACAAAAGGGATCCATCATGATCTCTATCAACTCCATCTGGTACGAACCCAGTGAACCAGACAATGCGGAGCAAGTAGCCTTAGCTGAAATAGCCAACCAGTTCAAA TTCGGATGGTTTGCGCACCCGATATTCACTGATGAAGGAGGATATCCCACTATTATGATAGAAAACGTGGCACTACAAAGTGAAGCTGAAGGTTTAAGCAGCCCTCGTCTCCAGCAGTTCGACGAGTACTGGACTCAGAGAATCAAAGGCACCTCTGACTTCTTAGGCATCAATCACTACACGACTCACCTAGTAACCGGCGTTGGAGTTGACCCGACTGCCAAGTCACCTTCGTGGTTGAAGGATGTCGGAGCTGTCACAACTATGGAAGTTGGAGGAGAATCTGCTTCAGATTGGCTTCGG GTGGTGCCTGCTGGTTTCGGCAACTTACTGCGTTGGTGCAAGAGCTCCTACAATGACCCGCCTATCTACATCACTGAGAATGGCTTCTCCGATCGTGGTACCTTAGAAGATTATGGGCGCATTAAGTATTTCAAT GACTACCTGACGGAAGTCCTCAACGTTATTTACGAAGACGACGTCAAAGTTCTGGGTTACACTGCATGGACCCTCATGGACAACTTCGAGTGGCGGGCTGGATTCTC TGAACGATTCGGTTTCTACCATGTGGACATCACCCACCCGGACCTGCCGCGCACTCCCAAACTGTCAGCAGAGTATTACAAACAGCTAATCGCCAACAGAGAGCTGCCACAAGACGCACACTTCTTCGAGGATAGTACC GCGAGGCGGATTGGACGCTCAGCATAG
- the LOC126376204 gene encoding myrosinase 1-like isoform X2: protein MARLIFIGLLALCHSGLAHYTKFPEGFTFGVATAAHQIEGAWNVSGKSENVWDHLSHTRPEMIADWTNGDVACDSYNRYHEDVEELSYLGVDFYRFSFSWSRILPSGRNDEINPDGIRYYNELLDALIEKNIEPLVTLFHWDLPQSLQELGGWANPKMVDFFRDYAEVCFREFGDKIKSWITINEPYEICEDAYGDEKKAPALDSHGVGNYLCSDTLLKAHAEVFHLYNDTYRPTQKGSIMISINSIWYEPSEPDNAEQVALAEIANQFKFGWFAHPIFTDEGGYPTIMIENVALQSEAEGLSSPRLQQFDEYWTQRIKGTSDFLGINHYTTHLVTGVGVDPTAKSPSWLKDVGAVTTMEVGGESASDWLRVVPAGFGNLLRWCKSSYNDPPIYITENGFSDRGTLEDYGRIKYFNDYLTEVLNVIYEDDVKVLGYTAWTLMDNFEWRAGFSERFGFYHVDITHPDLPRTPKLSAEYYKQLIANRELPQDAHFFEDSTTPLRNEL from the exons GGGCCTGGCTCACTACACCAAGTTCCCCGAAGGGTTCACATTCGGCGTGGCAACAGCTGCACATCAGATAGAAGGTGCTTGGAACGTCAGCG GAAAGTCAGAAAATGTCTGGGACCATTTATCCCACACACGGCCTGAGATGATAGCGGATTGGACCAACGGCGACGTCGCATGTGACTCGTACAACCGCTACCATGAAGACGTGGAGGAGCTATCGTACCTTGGCGTGGACTTCTACCGCTTCTCGTTCTCCTGGTCCCGAATCCTGCCTTCAGGACGCAACGATGAAATCAACCCTGACGGAATTCGATACTATAACGAACTCCTCGATGCTTTGATTGAGAAGAATATTGAACCACTG GTAACTCTGTTCCACTGGGACTTACCTCAATCTCTTCAAGAGCTCGGCGGTTGGGCGAATCCCAAAATGGTGGATTTCTTCCGAGACTACGCTGAAGTGTGCTTCAGAGAGTTCGGAGATAAGATCAAGTCGTGGATTACCATCAATGAGCCTTACGAAATTTGCGAGGATGCTTATGGAGATGAAAAGAAGGCTCCTGCTTTAGATAGCCACGGAGTTGGCAACTACTTGTGCAGTGACACTCTCTTGAAAGCCCACGCTGAAGTGTTCCACCTGTACAATGACACCTACAGGCCAACACAAAAGGGATCCATCATGATCTCTATCAACTCCATCTGGTACGAACCCAGTGAACCAGACAATGCGGAGCAAGTAGCCTTAGCTGAAATAGCCAACCAGTTCAAA TTCGGATGGTTTGCGCACCCGATATTCACTGATGAAGGAGGATATCCCACTATTATGATAGAAAACGTGGCACTACAAAGTGAAGCTGAAGGTTTAAGCAGCCCTCGTCTCCAGCAGTTCGACGAGTACTGGACTCAGAGAATCAAAGGCACCTCTGACTTCTTAGGCATCAATCACTACACGACTCACCTAGTAACCGGCGTTGGAGTTGACCCGACTGCCAAGTCACCTTCGTGGTTGAAGGATGTCGGAGCTGTCACAACTATGGAAGTTGGAGGAGAATCTGCTTCAGATTGGCTTCGG GTGGTGCCTGCTGGTTTCGGCAACTTACTGCGTTGGTGCAAGAGCTCCTACAATGACCCGCCTATCTACATCACTGAGAATGGCTTCTCCGATCGTGGTACCTTAGAAGATTATGGGCGCATTAAGTATTTCAAT GACTACCTGACGGAAGTCCTCAACGTTATTTACGAAGACGACGTCAAAGTTCTGGGTTACACTGCATGGACCCTCATGGACAACTTCGAGTGGCGGGCTGGATTCTC TGAACGATTCGGTTTCTACCATGTGGACATCACCCACCCGGACCTGCCGCGCACTCCCAAACTGTCAGCAGAGTATTACAAACAGCTAATCGCCAACAGAGAGCTGCCACAAGACGCACACTTCTTCGAGGATAGTACC ACACCACTCAGAAACGAATTGTGA